The following is a genomic window from Spirochaetaceae bacterium.
GTATAGTTATTGCCATAAAGTACCCTATATGCTAAAATAAATGAATTTACAATTAAGGAGTACTACGAGTGGAAGCATTATTTTCTTTTATTGCAAGCATTAACAACATTTTGTGGGGTTATGCATTATTGTTTGTTTTGTGCGGAACAGGTTTGTTTTTTACCTTTAAATTAAAATTTATTCAGTTACGTCAATTTAAAGCAGCCTTTAAACGCAGTTTTGGCGGCGTTAAATTTAAAGGCAGCGCTGCCGGCGATAAAGGTATGAGCAGCTTTCAATCTTTGGCTACGGCCGTAGCTTGCCAAATGGGTACCGGTAATATTGTAGGTACTTCGGCGGCTTTAATTGCCGGCGGACCGGGCGCTGTTTTTTGGCTGTGGGTATCGTCTTTTTTGGGTATGGCCACTATGTATGCCGAAGCGGTGCTGGCGCAAAAATACAAAAGCGTTAATAAAGATGGTGTAGTGGTGGGCGGCCCGGCATTTTACATTCGTGCCGCCTTTAAAGGGCAACTAGGAAAAGTGCTGTCCGTTGGTTTTTCGTTTATCGTCATTTTTGTGATGGGGGTTATTTTTGTTCAGATGCAGGCTAATGCCATAAGCAGCGCCGTTACCAACGCTTTTCCTGTCGCGGCAACCGCTATTTTAGGAATTATCCTTGCCTTACTGGCTGGTTTTATTTTTATTGGCGGGGCTAAACGTATTGCCTCGTTCTCGGAAAAAGTGATGCCCATTTTAGCGGTAATCTATGTAACATCGGCGCTTATTATTATTTTTATTAATATTGCCAATATACCGTCAGTTTTTTACCAAATCTTTGTAGGAGCTTTTAATCCGCAAGCTATTGTGGGCGGCGGGTTAGGTATTGGTATTCAGCAAGCAATCCGCTTGGGTATTGCCCGCGGCCTTTTTGCTAATGAGGCTGGGTTGGGGAGTATTCCGCATGCACATGCCGTTGCTAAAGTAAACCACCCCGCCGAGCAAGGGCAAGCCGCTATGATGGGTGTTTTTGTGGTTTTTGTGGTGGTAACCCTTACGGCTTTGGCCATTTTATCGACAGGAATTATGGGGACGCATATTTATGGCCTTAGCAGCGCCGCGTTAATTCCCGATTTTTTACGCGGAGCCGGCTTAGCCCAAGAGACTTTCCGCCTGTATTATGGCTACTTTGGGGTGCTTTTTATTGCCGTTACTTTGTTCTTTTTAGGTTTTACTACCATTATTGCCGTTTATTTTTTTGGGGCCCAAAATATTAAGGCCCTCTTTGGCCGTAAAGCGATGTTTGTTTACACGCCGCTGGCTATTATGGCTACCTTTTTAGGAGCAGTTATTTCGGTAGATGCGGCATGGACACTAGTCGACTTTTTTATGGCTTTAATGGTTTTTCCTAACATAGCGGCTTTATTAATACTTAATAAAGAGGTGAGCGGTATAGCTAAAGAGTTTAATAGCCTTAATAATAAAATTAATAGTTAATAGTTGTAAAATTTAGTAAATTAATTATATTGATGGCACAAAAATAAAGGTGAAAACAGAAAATTTTCACCTTTTAATTTTTATCTTAAGAGCTAGTTATTTTTAAGGGGTTATGTTATAGTTTAAGCACTTTTTATGAAAAGTATAAAACAAAAAATTAAAAATAAAGCCGATTTGTGGCTAAGTAATAACCTTACGCAGTTAATGACTAAAGATAACTTAACTAATTTAGCTTTAAACAGTACAGCTTTAGGGATTAGCAGCGAAAGATACACAACTAACGAGGTAGTGGTATCGCTTACCAGCTATGGTAAACGTCTTTACTCCGTGCATTTAGCTATAGAGAGCATTATGCAGCAAACCTTAAAGCCTAACAAAATTGTGTTATGGCTTGGTAACGAATTAAAAAACACCCCTCTGCCTTTAGTTTTACAAAAACAACAACAGCGCGGCTTAGAAATTAAATACTGCGAAGATATAAAGTCTTATAAAAAATTAATTTTTAGTTTGAAGGTTTTTCCTCAGGCTACTATCATTACCATTGATGACGATTGTTGGTATAATTATTATTTGTTAGAAAATTTTTTAAATGAACATAAAGAAAACCCCCATTTAATTTTAGCTGCTCGTATGCACCGTATAAAACTTAATGAGCAAGGTACTTTTGAAAAATATACCGGTTGGGGTTTTCGTTATAAAAAATTTGATGTTAGCCCGCTTAATTTTCCAACGGGAGCCGGAGGAATTTTATACCCGGCAGGTTCTTTTAATGATGAAATTTTTAACCAAGAGGTTTTTACTAAAATTTGCCCCTATGCCGATGATGTATGGTTTAAGGCTATGGCGTTATTAAATGGTGCTTTATCTAAAAAGATTTTTACCTATAATGAGAATGGTGTTGATTATATAAGTAATGAAGAAGTGCAGGATATAGGGTTATGGGATACTGTTAATAAAAGCCAAAATGATAGGCAACTTAAAGCTGTTTTTGATAGGTATGATTTATATAAAAAATTGATACTAAACAATTAATAACAAAACCGTCAGACCAAATAAGAGTAAAATAAATATGAAAAAAATAAAACAAATAAAAAGAATAGTTAAAGCTAAACTAACCTACTATCTAAAAGGGTTAGCCGAAAAGTTAATAGTTAAAAATAACTTAACTAATTTAGCTTTAAACAGTATAGCTTTAGGGATTAGTAACGAAAGATACACGGCTAACGAGGTAGTGGTATCGCTTACCAGCTATGGCAGGCGCATTTATGATGTGCATTTAACCATAGAATCTATTATGCAGCAAAGTTTAAAACCCAACAAAATTGTGCTGTGGCTTGGTAACGATGTAAAAGATAAGCCCTTACCTATAGTTTTGCAAAGGCAGCAAAAGCGCGGCTTAGAAGTAAGGTATGTAAAAGATATAAAAAGCTATACCAAATTAATCCCGGCGTTAAAAGCCTTTCCGCAGGCCACTATTATTACCATTGATGACGATTGTTGGTATCATTATTACCTATTAGAAAACCTCATAAACGAGCATAAAATAAGCCCTAATCTTATTTTAGCGACTCGTGTGCACCGTATTGCTCTTGAAAATAATAATGCTTTGCAAAAATATAATAGTTGGGAGCAATGTTATAGCGGATTTGATGTTAGCCCACTTAATTTTCCAACTGGGGTGGGCGGAGTACTTTACCCGGCCCACTGCTTTAATGACGAGGTTTTTAATGAAGAGGTTTTTACTAAAATTTGTCCGCATGCCGATGATGTATGGTTTAAGGCTATGGCGTTATTAAATGATACACTATCTAAAAATATTATTACCTATAGTGGCGGGGGGGGGCAAAATTGTATGAGTTATTTAGATAATAACGATTCGCAAGAACAGGGATTGTATAAAATAAATATTAAAAGAAATTTAAATGATATACAGCTTAAAGCCGTATTTGATAGATATAATTTATATAAGAAATTGATATTAAACAATTAACAATAAAAATATTAAATTAAAATAAAAAAGATATGAAAAAAATAAGTTTATTGTTAGTAATTTTTATTTTTTTTACCGGCTGTTGGCGGGGCAGGTTAGATATAGGTACTACTGTTCAGTTAAGCCATTTTCCTAGCAGTCCTACTCATATTACGCAAGTTATAGTATTAGAGAACGGGCACGAAGTATATAATGGGCCATTGGCTAAAACAGATACGGCTGCTACCTCTACTCCTACTTTTATGGCGAGAGAGAATCATCTTTACACCATTATTTGGGTAATCCCCGGTGCTACGCCGCAGAGCATAACCCTTAAAAGGCAGCGTAATAATTGGCTTATTAATAATACGGAGGTAGCTATTTTTTCTTCTCCAGCTATTTATATTGAGGTAACAAGCGGGAATATTATTATTGACAAGCCCATAAGATTAAGCGAGGTAGATTTTTTAGGGCGGTTTGTTATTCGTCAGACTGCAAATAACCTATTAGGAATATGGTTTTTTGATAATATTCCGGCAAATGAAATAGAAAGAAGAGTAATTATTGGTAATGTAAAAGATTTGTAAGTCTTAAAAGAATAATCTTCATACGGTAATATTTTATAAAATATTGCAACATTTGGTTTTATATGTTAATATTGAATGTTTTTTAAATAACTCCGTGTTATAATAGCTTTACAAGATGATATTAATGAGGTATAATCTTTAAAACAAAGGAGAGTAAGAAAATGCGAGAAGCTCATGAAGTATGTCCAAGATGTGCAAACAGGATAAAGTGTTACCCGTATCTAGAACACGTAACTGAGGAGTATGTTAAGCAAGAAAAAAAGGATTGTCCAGTTCCGATAGGGGTAGAGCCGCATAAGATATGCCCACAATGTTTAAATAGAGAGATATGCTACCCTTTACTCAGAAATGCCATGGCGGATTATATAGAGGAATTGAGTAAAAAACCTATTCACAATGAAATTTCAGAGGCGGAAACTCAAGTAAGAAATTGTATAGAAAATTTAAAAGAAAATAGTGATGATTTTTTAGAAGATTATAGTAAATCGTGGCTTAAAATTAAAAATTATACCAAAGATTTAGAAAAATTTGTAGAACTGTACGATGAAACGTTAGCAGCAGTTGAGATAAGAGGCAACTGCAAGGACGCATGGTACAAAAAATACAAAGCCATGTACGCCGAAGACGAAAATTTATTTATTGGCTAACTAGGGGCTTTATAGTGATATTTACTAAATAATAATCTTTAGCTCCCGCCCATAAATGCGTGCAATTTTTTCTAAAGTTTTTACCGTAGGGTTAGCTTTACGCGGGTTTTCCAGCCGTTGATAAGCCTGATAAGTTAACCCTAATTTGCTGGCTATCTCAGATTGGCTTTGGCTGCCTCTAAGTTTACGCAGCTGTAAAGATAAGGCTATATGCGGGTAAACTCTTATTGGGTAACCGCCGGTATAGCTGGGTGGTGGTATTTCTAGCCCATGCGAAATACTAACTTCTAAAACTCCATTAAGGGCATCACTCGCCATAACTAAGGCTTCTTCTTCATTAAACCCACAAGTAAGTATATTTGATAAATCAGGGAAACTGACAATATATTCGTTTTCTTCTTGTTCTATTATACAATGATAAATCATAATACCCCCTATTACTGAATGCCTGCTTGTTTTAATATTCTTTTAGCAAGATGGCCCATATCTTTATTCCCGTGAATAGGTAACGGCACAGGCCGCTTGCCTTCATGTATTTATTCTAGCTAACACCCAGCCATCAGCTTCCAATATTTTGGCTACTTCACGAGCATTCATACTTTAATAGTACATTATTTATGTTGTAATGTCAAGAAAAAAAGAAGTAATCCCCTCGTTGTTACGCCGCCAGTCGTGCTAAATAATCGCGGATATATTCGCTTTTTTCCTTTAAACTTACCTTGCCAATGGTTAGCAGTAAGCCGGCGGCATTTTTGGGGTTAGGTTTTAATTTGCCGCCGCTTTCGGCTATTTGCCGCATAATGCTTTGCACCGAGATAGCGGTAAATTTAGCAAATTCAATTTCCAGCGTACCTTCTTTTTCCAGCAGGCTTTTAATTTTTAAGTTGCGGCATAAAATTTTAATTTCGGCAAGACTAAAAAAACTGCTTACTTCATCGGGTGGCGGGCCAAAACGGTCGTTAATTTCGCTGTGCAGGCCGGCTAATTCGTCTTCGGTCATTACGCCGGCAATTTTTTTATAAATTTCCATCTTTTCTAAGGTGCCGCTAATGTAACTATCTGGGATAAAACCGGAGTACTCTAACTCCAGCAAAGTTTCAAATTTATCGTCATCGGCGCCGGTTTTAGCCCTAATAGCTTCGTCAATCATCTTTAAATACATATCAAGGCCTACGGCATGGATTTGTCCGCTCTGCTCGCGGCCTAGTAAATTGCCGGCGCCGCGTACTTCCATATCTTTCATGGCAATTTTAAAGCCGCTGCCCAGCTCGGTAAAATCGCTGATAATTTGCAGCCGCTTCATAGCCGGCTCATCTAAAGCAATTTGGTCGGGGTAAAGTAGGTAAGCGTAAGCTACTCTATCGCTGCGCCCTACACGACCTTTTAGCTGATAAAGCTGACTAACGCCGTACATATCGGCCCGGTCGATGATGATGGTGTTAACATTGGGTATATCGATACCGCTTTCGATGATGGTGGTAGATACCAGCACATTAAAGCCGCCGTGCACAAAACGGTGCATCACATCGTCCAGCTCATCGGCGTTCATTTGGCCGTGCGCTACATCTACCAACGCTTCGGGTACAAGGCTGCGCACAAAACTGGCGGTGGCTTCGAGGCTGGTTACCCGATTGTGCAAATAAAAAATTTGCCCGCCGCGCTCCAGCTCGGCACGAATGGCCGCACTAACTTGTTCGGCATTATAAGGATTAACCATAGTCTCTACCGGTTGCCGGTTGGCCGGCGGGGTTTTAAGGGTAGAAAGGTCGCGGATTTTTACAAGGCTCATCTGCAAAGTGCGCGGTATGGGAGTGGCCGAGAGTGCAAGGGCATCGATATTACTTTTAAGGGCTTTAATTTTTTCTTTATCTTTAACCCCAAAGCGCTGCTCTTCGTCTACTATCATTAAGCCTAAGTTTCTAAACTCTACATCTTTACTTAAAAGACGATGGGTGCCGATAACAATATCCGCCTCGCCATTTTTAATGGCTAATAAATTTTTATTAAGCTGCGCTCTATCGACAAAACGGCTTAAAAGGGCAATACGCACAAAATCAAAGCGTTTAAAACGCTCTAAAAAATTATTAAAATGTTGTTCGGCTAAAATGGTGGTAGGGCACAAAATGGCGGTTTGTTTGCCGGCCATTGCCGCTTTAAAGGCGCTGCGCATAGCCAGCTCGGTTTTACCATACCCTACATCACCAATCACAAGGCGGTCCATCGGGCGGATTAACTCCATATCGGCTTTTATTTCGCGCATACTTTCTAGTTGGTCGGGCGTTTCGGTATAAGGAAAATCGGCTTCAAATTCTAGCTGAAACTCGTCATCGGGCGGAAAGGCAAAGCCCAGCGAACTTTCACGTTTAGCATAAATATCGATAAGATAATTGGCTAATTCTTCGGCGGCTTTGCTGGCTTTGCTTTTGCGGTTTTGCCAGCTTTTGCCGCCAATACTATCCAGCTTGGGTTTTTCACCGCCGCCGCCAATAAAACGTTCTACTAAATTTACTTGCTCGATGGGCACAAAGATACGGTCGCCGCCGGCGTATTCCAATACAATGTAGTCGCGTTCGCTGCCGGCAGCTTTTAGCCGCTCTATGCCTATAAATTGGCCGATGCCATGATTAATATGCACCACATAGTCGCCGGCGTTAAGCTCGATAAAACTATCGATAGCCCGGCTGCTTACTTTGCGTATATTCCCGGCGGTGCGTTTTTTACGGCCAAAAAGCTCGTGCTCGCAAATAACCATTAATTTGCTGCTGGGTAAACAAAAACCGGCCGATAACCCTTCGGGGATAACGGTAACGGGGTAATCTTTAAAGAGGGTTTCAATACGCAGGGCTTGTTCGTTGTTTTCGGCAAAAATAAAAGTACTATAACCGTTTTTAGCAAGACTGCTTAATTCTTCTTTTAGTAAGTTAATGTTGCCAAAGAAGCTGCGCGGCCCTTCGTGAGGTAAAATATTAACGGCTTTCCCTTCAAAATTATTATTTAAGGTAATCAGCTCTTTTTTGCGATTAATCAGCCCGGTAAAATTATTTAAAATTTCACTGGGCGGCGGTACGCCTAAGCCGGTACGAATGGCTCGCTTGTATAACTCATCGGCTTCGCTTTCAAAAGATTCGGCGGCACGTTCCAGCTTAGAGTAATCGTTTAAAATTAATACAGCCTCGTTTGGTAAATAATCGATAACCGAATAACTTTCGTTAAAAAGCAGCGGCATAAAAATTTCTTGGTAGCGGCCGGCATTAAGTAAATCGTTGGTGGGTAAGCTTAGTCCTTTTTTTCCGTAGCCGGCATTCCATTTGTTTTCTAGGGTTTTAACTTCTTGGGCCGTAAATAAAGCTTCCCGCGCCGCCGGAATGGTTAAACTGTTAAAACTTTGTAAACTCATTTGGGTTTGTATCTCAAAGCTTTTAATTTCTTCTATTTCGTCAAAGGCAAATTGCAAACGATGAGCAGCTTCTTCGCCGTGCATAAACACATCAACTACCTCGCCGCGTACGGCATATTCACCGGCTACACTTACGCGCGGCACCCGTAAATAACCAAAACTGCTTAATTTGTCGCTTAATTCGGCCGGGCCGGTTTTAATACCTTTAGTCAATTTAAAGTTTAGCTCTTTAGCGTAATTAGGCGGGGCGGTGCGCCGTATAAAATCGCGCACGGTAATTATGTTAATAGCGCTAACGGCCATTTTATTTAAAGCGCTTTGCCTAAGGCCGCTCACGGGGCTGGGTTGATAAAGATTAGTCTCTAAATTAGGGAAAAGATTAGCCGTAAGGCCAAAGGTGGTAAAATCGGCCGCTAAGCTATTGGCCTCGTCGCTATTGCTTACTACTATTAGTAAAGGCAGCTTAGCTTTTAAGCCGGTTAAAAAAAAGGCTAAAAAGCTGCCGTGCATATTTTTTAATACGGCAGGATAATTGCTGCCATTAAGAAATGAATTGGCCTTACTAAAGATTGTATCGGCTTTAGTACAAGCTAGTAGGTTATTAAAGATAGATTCCATAGCCGGGTAACTATAGCATAATAGCGGGGAATATACAACCTTAGGGAAGTTGGGTTATAAATTTAAATTAAGGCAGTTTTAAAAGTTAATAACAAGCTTGCTTTTTTAATACATTAAGGCTATAATCAACTTTAAATGATTAAACTTTATGCTCCGCCTTTTAATGCTAATAGGTGGCGTTTTCCTTTTACAGTTGTTTTAATTGCCGAAATGGTTACTTTAATGGCCTTTCAAACCAGTGTAAGTATTATTCCTTTTTTTTTACAGCAAGATTTAGGGATAGTTGGCGATGCCGAGTTAAAGGGCTGGATAAGTATACTGGCGGTACTGCCGGCCGTAAGTATGGCGATATGGGCCCCTATTTGGGGCAGTTTGGCCGATAACTTTGGCAAACGTATTATGCTTTTACGGGCAATGTTTGGCGGCTCGGTCGTTATTTTTGTAATGACTTTCGTGGCCGGCCCCACGCAACTTTTAATATTAAGGGTAATACAGGGCAGCTTAACCGGCAGTGTGGCCGCCGCTACGGTATTGGTGGCGGCGATGGTGCCGCGCCAAAGTGCCGGTATGGCTTTAGGCATTTTACAAGTGGGTGTTTATATTGGCGGGGCTATCGGCCCGGCTTTTGGAGCCTTTTTATTTGCTACGGTGGGTGGGCGCGGTAATTTTTTAATTACCTCGTTTATTTTATTGTTAGCGAGTTTGGTAACTTTAATTTTTGTACCCGAGCCGCCGCTGGCTGTAAAAGAGCCCAAAGCAAAACGTAAGCTCATTGATTTTAGCCCGCTTAAAGAAAATAAATTCATTTTATTTTTAATTTTAGTTAATTTATTTTCGCAAACGGCCTTTAACGTTAATGTGCCTATCATTGGCGTGTATATCCAATTTTTATCGCCCCACCTCGATTTAGGCCAAGTGGCCGCCGTTACCGGGCTGGTAGTTGGGGTATCTACGGCTTTAGCGGCGCTTGGGGCCGTCATTGCCGGAGCTGTTGGCAAAAAATTTAATTTCTATCATATTTTAATTGTTTGTTTTATTGGTTCGGCCGCTTTAGTGGTTTTGCAAGGCCTTGTCAGTAATTGGCAAACCTTGTTATGGCTGCGTATTATTAATAGTATCTTTTTGGGCGGTGTTATGCCTAGTATTAATGCTATGTTAGTTTTTACGGCCAGTAAAGAAAAGCAAGGGGCAGTTTTTGGTTTGTCGTCATCGGCCAGTACTGCCGGTTCGGCTT
Proteins encoded in this region:
- a CDS encoding amino acid carrier protein; its protein translation is MEALFSFIASINNILWGYALLFVLCGTGLFFTFKLKFIQLRQFKAAFKRSFGGVKFKGSAAGDKGMSSFQSLATAVACQMGTGNIVGTSAALIAGGPGAVFWLWVSSFLGMATMYAEAVLAQKYKSVNKDGVVVGGPAFYIRAAFKGQLGKVLSVGFSFIVIFVMGVIFVQMQANAISSAVTNAFPVAATAILGIILALLAGFIFIGGAKRIASFSEKVMPILAVIYVTSALIIIFINIANIPSVFYQIFVGAFNPQAIVGGGLGIGIQQAIRLGIARGLFANEAGLGSIPHAHAVAKVNHPAEQGQAAMMGVFVVFVVVTLTALAILSTGIMGTHIYGLSSAALIPDFLRGAGLAQETFRLYYGYFGVLFIAVTLFFLGFTTIIAVYFFGAQNIKALFGRKAMFVYTPLAIMATFLGAVISVDAAWTLVDFFMALMVFPNIAALLILNKEVSGIAKEFNSLNNKINS
- a CDS encoding glycosyltransferase family 2 protein, which produces MKKIKQIKRIVKAKLTYYLKGLAEKLIVKNNLTNLALNSIALGISNERYTANEVVVSLTSYGRRIYDVHLTIESIMQQSLKPNKIVLWLGNDVKDKPLPIVLQRQQKRGLEVRYVKDIKSYTKLIPALKAFPQATIITIDDDCWYHYYLLENLINEHKISPNLILATRVHRIALENNNALQKYNSWEQCYSGFDVSPLNFPTGVGGVLYPAHCFNDEVFNEEVFTKICPHADDVWFKAMALLNDTLSKNIITYSGGGGQNCMSYLDNNDSQEQGLYKINIKRNLNDIQLKAVFDRYNLYKKLILNN
- a CDS encoding type II toxin-antitoxin system HicB family antitoxin; translation: MIYHCIIEQEENEYIVSFPDLSNILTCGFNEEEALVMASDALNGVLEVSISHGLEIPPPSYTGGYPIRVYPHIALSLQLRKLRGSQSQSEIASKLGLTYQAYQRLENPRKANPTVKTLEKIARIYGRELKIII
- the mfd gene encoding transcription-repair coupling factor — its product is MESIFNNLLACTKADTIFSKANSFLNGSNYPAVLKNMHGSFLAFFLTGLKAKLPLLIVVSNSDEANSLAADFTTFGLTANLFPNLETNLYQPSPVSGLRQSALNKMAVSAINIITVRDFIRRTAPPNYAKELNFKLTKGIKTGPAELSDKLSSFGYLRVPRVSVAGEYAVRGEVVDVFMHGEEAAHRLQFAFDEIEEIKSFEIQTQMSLQSFNSLTIPAAREALFTAQEVKTLENKWNAGYGKKGLSLPTNDLLNAGRYQEIFMPLLFNESYSVIDYLPNEAVLILNDYSKLERAAESFESEADELYKRAIRTGLGVPPPSEILNNFTGLINRKKELITLNNNFEGKAVNILPHEGPRSFFGNINLLKEELSSLAKNGYSTFIFAENNEQALRIETLFKDYPVTVIPEGLSAGFCLPSSKLMVICEHELFGRKKRTAGNIRKVSSRAIDSFIELNAGDYVVHINHGIGQFIGIERLKAAGSERDYIVLEYAGGDRIFVPIEQVNLVERFIGGGGEKPKLDSIGGKSWQNRKSKASKAAEELANYLIDIYAKRESSLGFAFPPDDEFQLEFEADFPYTETPDQLESMREIKADMELIRPMDRLVIGDVGYGKTELAMRSAFKAAMAGKQTAILCPTTILAEQHFNNFLERFKRFDFVRIALLSRFVDRAQLNKNLLAIKNGEADIVIGTHRLLSKDVEFRNLGLMIVDEEQRFGVKDKEKIKALKSNIDALALSATPIPRTLQMSLVKIRDLSTLKTPPANRQPVETMVNPYNAEQVSAAIRAELERGGQIFYLHNRVTSLEATASFVRSLVPEALVDVAHGQMNADELDDVMHRFVHGGFNVLVSTTIIESGIDIPNVNTIIIDRADMYGVSQLYQLKGRVGRSDRVAYAYLLYPDQIALDEPAMKRLQIISDFTELGSGFKIAMKDMEVRGAGNLLGREQSGQIHAVGLDMYLKMIDEAIRAKTGADDDKFETLLELEYSGFIPDSYISGTLEKMEIYKKIAGVMTEDELAGLHSEINDRFGPPPDEVSSFFSLAEIKILCRNLKIKSLLEKEGTLEIEFAKFTAISVQSIMRQIAESGGKLKPNPKNAAGLLLTIGKVSLKEKSEYIRDYLARLAA
- a CDS encoding MFS transporter; this encodes MIKLYAPPFNANRWRFPFTVVLIAEMVTLMAFQTSVSIIPFFLQQDLGIVGDAELKGWISILAVLPAVSMAIWAPIWGSLADNFGKRIMLLRAMFGGSVVIFVMTFVAGPTQLLILRVIQGSLTGSVAAATVLVAAMVPRQSAGMALGILQVGVYIGGAIGPAFGAFLFATVGGRGNFLITSFILLLASLVTLIFVPEPPLAVKEPKAKRKLIDFSPLKENKFILFLILVNLFSQTAFNVNVPIIGVYIQFLSPHLDLGQVAAVTGLVVGVSTALAALGAVIAGAVGKKFNFYHILIVCFIGSAALVVLQGLVSNWQTLLWLRIINSIFLGGVMPSINAMLVFTASKEKQGAVFGLSSSASTAGSALGPALGGIVANLAYGLLGFRYTFFVSGVILILLTIAVLQHKRQGDKAGEG